The proteins below are encoded in one region of Synchiropus splendidus isolate RoL2022-P1 chromosome 13, RoL_Sspl_1.0, whole genome shotgun sequence:
- the egfra gene encoding epidermal growth factor receptor, with the protein MAARFLTWICLGSLLCLGSCLPAEKKACQGITNRLNLLGTKDDHYQNMVKTYSNCTVVLENLEVTYMEEHHDLSFLQSIEEVGGYVLIALNMASRIPLGNLRIIRGHTLYDGEFALAVLSNSEKSRGTSELVLNNLTEILKGGVKFRNNNLLCNVETIQWYDIVNGDSRPKMEPPRRSLNPLCKKCDSSCYNGSCWAPGPQNCQIFTKLTCAQQCSKRCKGPSPIDCCNEHCAAGCTGPRPTDCLACRDFRDDGVCKDSCPGLMLYDPNLHQMVRNPHGKYSFGATCVASCPHNYVVTDPGACVRSCSDGTYEVEEGGVRKCAKCDGLCPKVCNGLGTGNLTHIISVNATNIDSFKNCTKINGNIAFIHTSIHGDRFTKTPKMDPTQLDVFRTVKEITGYLWIQTWPESMASLSPFENLEIIRGRTRRGSRSLVVTKLGITHLGLRSLKEISDGDVYIHDNNNLCYTNKSHWYKLFKSSSQSPTSDADANAAKCAERGNTCDRKCTPDGCWGPGADMCFACRDYSRHGSCVDSCNILEGEPRETVMNNTCVECHPECQRLNGTATCSAPGSGNCTKCANFRDGLFCVSCCPQGVPGEDDTLVWKYADARKVCQLCHKNCTQGCVGHGLEGCQGKRTAGVPMIAAGLVGGLLALLVAGLSVFVLLRRRHIKRKRTLRRLLQEKELVQPLTPSGEAPNQALLRILKEPEFKKIKVLGSGAFGTVYKGLWVPEGEDVKIPVAIKVLREATSPKANKDILDEAYVMASVEHPHVCRLLGICLTSTVQLVTQLMPFGCLLDYVKEHKDNIGSQPLLNWCVQIAKGMSYLEERHLVHRDLAARNVLVKTPYHVKITDFGLAKLLNSDEKEYHADGGKVPIKWMALESILNRTYTHQSDVWSYGVTVWELMTFGTKPYDGIPASEIAGVLEKGERLPQPPICTIDVYMIMVKCWMIDADSRPRFRELIAEFSKMARDPSRYLVIQGDDHMQLQSPVNPRFYRSLISGEEMEDAVDADEYLLPQHGFFSSPSTSQTPLLHSTSFNSSSGTCHSRNGLLNGFPSRDGSIVLRYIPDPTVKLLDDAFQPAPDYMNQSAASDMSNPIYQHPGPARTLLPTISSDDAESEYLNCFKQEPIGPEYLNEAALPSVIPCHANGKLHHSEKYWPQHSIDNPDYQQDFMPTFKTHTNGHIPAAENAEYLGPA; encoded by the exons ATGGCGGCTCGGTTCCTGACGTGGATCTGCCTGGGCTCCCTGCTCTGCCTGGGCTCCTGCCTGCCGGCGGAGAAGAAAG CTTGTCAAGGCATCACCAATCGATTGAACCTTCTCGGCACCAAAGATGACCACTACCAGAACATGGTGAAGACCTACAGCAACTGCACCGTGGTGCTGGAGAACCTGGAGGTCACTTACATGGAAGAGCATCACGACCTGTCCTTCCTCCAG TCCATCGAAGAGGTGGGTGGCTACGTCCTCATCGCTCTGAACATGGCGTCCAGGATTCCTCTGGGAAACCTCCGGATCATCCGAGGCCACACCCTCTACGACGGAGAGTTTGCGCTGGCCGTCCTCTCAAACTCTGAGAAAAGCCGCGGCACCAGCGAGCTGGTCCTGAACAACCTCACCG AAATTCTCAAAGGAGGAGTCAAATTTCGGAACAACAACCTGCTGTGCAACGTGGAGACAATTCAGTGGTACGACATCGTGAACGGCGACAGCAGGCCGAAGATGGAGCCCCCTCGGCGGAGTTTGAACCCACTAT gTAAGAAGTGTGACAGCAGCTGCTACAATGGATCCTGCTGGGCCCCCGGTCCCCAGAACTGTCAGATAT tcaccaAGCTGACGTGTGCACAGCAGTGCTCCAAGAGGTGCAAAGGACCGTCGCCCATCGACTGCTGCAACGAACACTGCGCGGCCGGCTGCACGGGACCGCGACCCACCGACTGTCTG gcaTGCCGAGACTTCCGGGACGACGGCGTGTGCAAGGACTCCTGCCCGGGCCTCATGCTCTACGACCCCAACCTGCACCAGATGGTCCGCAACCCTCACGGAAAGTACAGTTTCGGTGCCACCTGCGTCGCCAGCTGCCCAC ACAACTACGTGGTGACGGATCCGGGCGCCTGTGTGAGGAGCTGCAGCGATGGCACGTACGAGGTGGAAGAGGGCGGGGTCAGGAAGTGTGCCAAGTGTGACGGACTCTGCCCCAAAG tgtgtAATGGACTTGGCACCGGCAACCTGACTCACATCATTTCAGTCAACGCCACCAACATCGACTCCTTCAAGAACTGCACCAAAATCAATGGGAACATCGCCTTCATCCACACCTCCATCCACGG GGATCGTTTCACCAAAACGCCCAAGATGGATCCCACACAGCTGGATGTGTTCAGGACGGTGAAAGAGATCACTG GGTACCTGTGGATCCAGACCTGGCCCGAGAGCATGGCATCACTCAGTCCTTTTGAGAACCTGGAGATCATCCGCGGCCGGACCAGACG GGGCAGCCGCAGTTTGGTCGTGACGAAGCTTGGCATCACCCACTTGGGTCTTCGCTCGCTCAAAGAAATCAGCGATGGAGATGTCTACATCCACGACAACAACAACCTCTGCTACACCAACAAGTCGCACTGGTACAAGCTTTTCAAGTCCTCGTCTCAGAGCCCGACCAGCGATGCCGACGCCAATGCTGCCAAATGTG CGGAGAGAGGCAACACGTGCGACAGGAAGTGCACCCCAGACGGCTGCTGGGGCCCCGGTGCCGACATGTGCTTCGCCTGCCGAGATTACAGCCGGCACGGGAGTTGCGTGGACTCCTGCAACATCCTGGAAGG cGAGCCGCGGGAGACGGTGATGAATAATACCTGCGTGGAGTGTCACCCCGAGTGTCAGCGGCTGAACGGGACGGCCACCTGCAGCGCTCCC ggctctggAAACTGTACCAAGTGTGCCAACTTCAGAGACGGGCTCTTCTGTGTGTCCTGCTGCCCTCAAGGCGTCCCCGGGGAGGACGACACGCTGGTGTGGAAGTACGCCGACGCCAGGAAAGTCTGTCAGCTCTGCCACAAGAACTGCACTCAGGG GTGTGTGGGTCACGGTCTGGAAGGCTGCCAGGGCAAAAG GACCGCTGGTGTTCCAATGATCGCGGCGGGACTGGTCGGCGGTCTGCTGGCTCTGCTGGTGGCCGGCTTGTCGGTCTTCGTTCTGCTGCGGCGACGACACATCAAGAGGAAGAGAACGCTGCGGAGACTTCTCCAGGAGAAAGAG TTGGTTCAACCTCTGACCCCGAGTGGAGAAGCTCCCAACCAGGCTCTGCTGCGGATCCTGAAGGAGCCCGAGTTCAAGAAGATTAAGGTTCTGGGATCAGGCGCTTTTGGAACGGTTTATAAG GGTTTGTGGGTCCCGGAGGGAGAAGACGTGAAGATCCCAGTGGCCATCAAGGTCCTACGAGAAGCTACGTCTCCCAAAGCTAACAAAGACATCCTGGAT GAGGCCTACGTGATGGCCAGCGTGGAGCATCCGCACGTCTGCCGCCTGCTGGGAATCTGCCTGACCTCCACCGTCCAGCTGGTCACCCAGCTCATGCCGTTCGGCTGCCTCCTGGACTACGTGAAGGAGCACAAGGACAACATCGGCTCGCAGCCGCTGCTCAACTGGTGTGTGCAGATCGCCAAG GGAAtgagctacctggaggagcgcCACTTGGTGCACCGTGACTTGGCCGCTCGGAACGTCCTGGTCAAAACCCCTTACCACGTCAAGATCACCGACTTTGGTCTGGCAAAGCTGCTGAATTCTGATGAGAAGGAGTACCACGCTGATGGCGGGAAG GTGCCAATCAAATGGATGGCTCTTGAATCCATCCTGAACAGGACCTACACGCACCAGAGTGACGTGTGGAGCTACG GCGTCACTGTCTGGGAGCTGATGACGTTCGGGACCAAACCCTACGACGGAATTCCGGCCAGTGAAATCGCCGGCGTGCTGGAGAAGGGAGAGCGCCTGCCTCAGCCGCCCATCTGCACCATCGACGTCTACATGATCATGGTCAAGT GCTGGATGATCGACGCCGACAGTCGGCCGCGCTTCAGAGAGCTGATAGCAGAGTTCAGTAAGATGGCCCGGGACCCGTCGCGATACCTGGTCATTCAG GGCGACGACCACATGCAGCTGCAGAGTCCCGTCAATCCCAGGTTCTACCGCAGCCTCATCAGCGGCGAGGAGATGGAGGACGCCGTGGACGCGGACGAGTACCTGCTGCCGCAGCACGGCTTCTTCTCCAGCCCCAGCACGTCGCAAACGCCGCTGCTGCACTCCACC agcttcaacagcagcagcggaacatgtcacagcagaaaCGGCTTGTTG AATGGCTTCCCGAGCCGGGACGGCAGCATTGTTCTGCGCTACATCCCTGATCCCACTGTCAAACTTCTGGATGACGCCTTTCAGCCTGCTCCAG ACTACATGAACCAGAGTGCAGCCTCCGACATGAGCAACCCCATCTACCAGCACCCGGGGCCGGCCCGCACCCTCCTGCCCACCATCTCGTCCGACGACGCCGAGTCCGAGTACCTGAACTGTTTCAAGCAGGAGCCTATCGGACCCGAGTACCTCAACGAGGCGGCGCTGCCCTCCGTCATCCCCTGTCACGCCAACGGGAAGCTGCACCACTCTGAGAAATACTGGCCCCAGCACAGCATAGACAACCCCGACTACCAGCAGGACTTCATGCCCACCTTCAAGACCCACACCAACGGCCACATCCCGGCAGCAGAGAATGCAGAGTACCTGGGCCCAGCCTGA